In Chitinophaga sp. HK235, a single window of DNA contains:
- a CDS encoding acyl-CoA dehydrogenase family protein — protein MSGPGFDFQHVTNQVPVLENYNTFSTHPHLQHALQAYGGSAATERAIQLGRLMGSHELQEAGTLANKYTPVLHTHDRFGNRLDTVTYHPAYHQMMATAIEHQVHSIAWTAPQGGYLAHSVLSYLKQQIDEGSSCPLTMTFAVVPSLKISPDIAEEWLPLVLSNTYDERHIPYYDKRGVTFGMAMTEPQGGSDVRANITHAHAVSPGIYRITGRKWFCSAPMSDAFLVLAQTHKGLSCFLVPRFTPDGSKNQLRFQRLKDKLGNRSNASGEVEFHEAWGKIIGEEGRGIANIMEMVRHTRLDCAVGSAATLQRALAEAIHHCRHRSAFGRKLIDQPLMKNVLADLCLESAAATTLAMRLAQSFDEATTNETALYFSRITTAIGKFWNTKRAVLAMGEILECLGGNGYVEESILPRLYRDIPVNAIWEGSGNIQALDVLRAMHKEPQSMDALMQYFQRAKGQHPILNQHLNKLQQLLHQPTNYELKARIITEKMALAIQAIELIHTAPALAELFCKARLATEGHLTWGTLEDGNGLDEVIAAVYSFNS, from the coding sequence ATGTCTGGTCCCGGTTTCGACTTTCAGCATGTCACCAACCAGGTGCCTGTGCTGGAAAACTACAATACCTTCTCCACCCATCCTCATCTGCAACACGCACTGCAAGCCTATGGCGGCAGCGCAGCCACCGAAAGGGCCATACAGCTGGGCCGGCTCATGGGCAGTCACGAACTCCAGGAAGCCGGTACCCTGGCCAATAAATACACGCCGGTATTACATACCCACGACCGCTTCGGCAACCGCCTCGATACCGTCACCTATCACCCTGCTTACCATCAGATGATGGCCACTGCTATCGAACATCAGGTGCATTCCATCGCCTGGACTGCGCCGCAGGGCGGATACCTGGCCCATAGCGTGCTCTCCTATCTCAAACAACAGATAGACGAAGGGAGCAGCTGCCCGTTGACTATGACCTTTGCAGTAGTGCCCTCTTTAAAAATATCTCCCGATATCGCCGAAGAATGGCTGCCCCTGGTTCTTTCCAACACCTATGACGAAAGGCATATCCCTTACTACGACAAAAGAGGTGTCACCTTCGGCATGGCCATGACCGAGCCCCAGGGCGGCTCCGACGTACGCGCCAACATCACCCACGCCCACGCCGTGAGCCCCGGCATCTACCGCATCACCGGCCGTAAATGGTTCTGCAGCGCTCCCATGAGCGACGCCTTCCTCGTACTGGCACAGACCCATAAAGGTCTCAGCTGTTTCCTCGTTCCCCGCTTCACCCCCGACGGCAGCAAAAACCAGCTCCGCTTCCAACGTCTCAAAGACAAGCTGGGCAACAGGTCCAACGCCTCCGGTGAAGTGGAGTTCCACGAAGCCTGGGGAAAGATCATCGGCGAAGAAGGCCGCGGTATCGCCAACATCATGGAAATGGTACGTCATACCCGCCTCGACTGTGCCGTAGGCTCAGCCGCCACCCTGCAACGCGCCCTCGCAGAAGCCATCCACCACTGCCGCCATAGAAGCGCCTTCGGCCGCAAGCTGATAGACCAGCCCCTCATGAAAAATGTACTGGCAGACCTCTGTCTCGAATCAGCCGCAGCCACCACCCTCGCCATGCGCCTCGCCCAAAGCTTCGATGAAGCTACCACCAACGAAACAGCCCTGTACTTCTCCCGCATCACCACCGCCATCGGTAAATTCTGGAATACCAAAAGGGCCGTCCTCGCCATGGGCGAAATACTCGAATGCCTCGGCGGCAACGGCTACGTGGAAGAATCCATCCTCCCCCGCCTCTACCGCGATATACCTGTCAACGCCATCTGGGAAGGCTCCGGCAATATCCAGGCCCTCGACGTACTCCGCGCCATGCATAAAGAACCCCAAAGTATGGACGCCCTCATGCAATACTTTCAACGCGCCAAAGGTCAGCACCCCATTCTCAATCAACACCTCAACAAACTACAGCAACTCCTCCACCAACCCACCAACTACGAACTGAAAGCCCGTATCATCACCGAAAAAATGGCCCTCGCCATACAAGCCATCGAACTAATACATACCGCGCCCGCACTCGCAGAACTGTTCTGCAAGGCAAGACTGGCTACAGAAGGGCACCTCACCTGGGGGACGCTCGAAGATGGGAATGGGTTGGACGAGGTGATAGCAGCGGTGTATAGTTTCAATTCTTAA
- a CDS encoding outer membrane beta-barrel protein: MKYILCALLLATDMATAQDTSRTKQQLKEVSIQGWRPLVERKSDKTIVQIENTIAAAGASLLEVMEKLPGVQVGQGGQLSVNGRPGMTILIDGKNVALTAEDLQNLLRSMPASQVRKIEIITHPGAAYDAAGNGGIINIIRKTNRQENLNGSISAGYGQAWYPKYNTSINLGYKNQSYNLTFDLGAQHTTNFYTTAINTDILYPDHRLMSRQQTYNRLRRQGNNLSPALSADIYLSPRATLSFSAMGSYLQSRSRVQSLLWSDADSLVTGNQVESKPYHYITGLQWQQQLDSNGQQLTVAADYSIYNSSSHQYASINDEHLTQERKLHIYAVKADYTLPLAHQTTVTAGFKYSSVAISNNNSYQRPDTLHPDIISNSETITAGYLQFSKNYTAVKLQAGIRTEYTQNHSEQHPAGILLNSRYLQLFPSFFITYNFHPQHTLQLKCNSRTDRPSYTQLNPFRYPLSPKLYFTGNPQLQPQMAYNAALTYGWRQTLFITAGYDFYRHYIATLPFLDDNQKTITRTPVNIQRSGAWNLNISYNTQWTSWWSADYDVTFFSQSFSGDMPYRRGLISWNINCNQQFRLTPHLQAECQIRAVSGQRVVSTTTTGYYMVHAGIRQQLFRNTGSIAVRFTNLLQSEDEASYYDYERLRQDWYIRFFSRGVQVNFSYRFGKGKAASKSSSPSEEQRRAG, from the coding sequence ATGAAATACATTTTATGTGCCCTGCTGCTAGCCACCGATATGGCCACAGCACAGGATACCAGCCGGACAAAGCAGCAGCTGAAGGAAGTCTCCATCCAGGGCTGGCGGCCACTGGTAGAAAGAAAATCTGATAAAACAATTGTACAAATAGAAAACACCATTGCTGCTGCAGGGGCCAGTTTACTGGAGGTAATGGAAAAGCTGCCCGGCGTGCAGGTAGGACAAGGTGGCCAGCTCTCCGTGAATGGCCGTCCGGGAATGACAATTTTGATAGATGGTAAAAATGTGGCGTTGACAGCTGAAGACCTTCAAAACCTGCTCAGGAGCATGCCGGCTTCTCAGGTCCGGAAAATAGAGATCATCACCCATCCCGGAGCTGCCTATGATGCAGCAGGCAATGGAGGCATCATCAACATCATCCGGAAAACCAACCGGCAGGAAAACCTAAACGGCAGTATCAGCGCAGGATATGGGCAGGCATGGTACCCTAAATACAACACCAGCATCAATCTTGGTTACAAAAACCAATCGTATAATCTCACCTTCGACCTCGGTGCACAACATACCACTAATTTTTACACCACAGCGATCAATACTGATATCCTATATCCTGACCATCGCCTGATGAGCAGACAACAAACGTATAACCGTCTCCGTAGGCAGGGCAACAATCTTAGTCCGGCCCTGAGTGCCGATATATATCTATCCCCCAGGGCTACACTCTCCTTCTCCGCTATGGGGAGTTATCTACAGAGCCGTAGCCGGGTGCAGTCTCTACTTTGGTCAGACGCAGATAGCCTCGTTACCGGCAACCAGGTTGAGAGCAAGCCTTATCATTATATTACCGGCCTGCAATGGCAGCAGCAGCTGGACAGCAACGGGCAACAGCTGACGGTCGCCGCGGACTATTCCATTTATAACAGCAGCTCCCATCAGTATGCCTCCATTAACGATGAGCATCTGACACAGGAACGAAAGTTGCACATCTATGCCGTCAAGGCCGATTATACGTTACCGTTAGCACACCAGACTACCGTTACAGCAGGCTTCAAATATAGTAGTGTCGCTATCAGCAATAACAACAGTTACCAACGGCCAGACACCCTCCACCCTGATATCATCAGCAACAGCGAAACTATTACAGCAGGGTACCTTCAGTTTAGTAAAAACTATACCGCTGTAAAACTACAGGCCGGCATCCGTACAGAGTATACTCAAAACCACAGTGAGCAGCATCCGGCAGGCATACTGCTCAACAGCCGTTATCTGCAATTATTCCCCTCCTTCTTTATAACGTACAACTTCCATCCGCAACACACCCTGCAACTCAAGTGCAATAGCCGGACTGATCGTCCATCCTATACACAGTTGAACCCTTTCCGTTACCCACTTTCCCCCAAGCTGTATTTTACAGGCAATCCGCAATTACAACCGCAAATGGCCTACAATGCCGCCCTTACCTATGGCTGGCGTCAAACACTATTTATCACAGCAGGATATGACTTTTACCGTCATTATATTGCCACCCTGCCCTTTCTGGATGACAATCAGAAAACCATCACAAGAACTCCCGTCAATATACAACGGTCCGGCGCCTGGAACCTCAACATCAGCTATAACACCCAATGGACTTCCTGGTGGTCAGCAGACTATGACGTCACCTTCTTCAGTCAATCCTTTTCCGGAGACATGCCTTACCGCCGCGGTCTGATTTCGTGGAATATCAATTGTAACCAGCAATTCCGCCTCACGCCTCATTTACAGGCAGAATGCCAGATCAGAGCTGTATCCGGGCAACGGGTAGTTTCCACTACCACCACCGGGTATTATATGGTCCATGCCGGTATCCGGCAGCAGTTGTTCCGTAATACCGGATCTATAGCTGTCAGATTTACCAATTTGTTACAGAGTGAAGATGAGGCTTCGTATTATGACTACGAACGGCTACGTCAGGACTGGTATATTCGTTTTTTCAGTCGTGGGGTGCAGGTTAATTTCAGTTATCGTTTTGGCAAAGGAAAAGCGGCAAGCAAATCATCGTCTCCTTCCGAAGAACAGCGCAGGGCGGGATAA
- a CDS encoding sensor histidine kinase produces the protein MNLLENINKFHKEHRIPAHLFFWLGVLLLSTGERNYYYREDWFSLQTYAYNGLTLLTQALTSYLLAYLVIPLFFRKKQYLTAVLLLLSGMYAICILSRIITVYLQEPLSGTLPKAGETLLEIVTNVSKLWHVYFFRNFSVAVVFLFLKLLKDQQFLQQRSLLMEKGKAAAELQLLRNQLQPHFLFNTLNNIYALSFIDNAGTSESIGRLSDMLDYILYRCNQPFVKLSEEVDLLHNYIALQALRYDKRLQVGFTASGHETALVAPLLLLTLVENAFKHGVTDNAGHKKIDIVITVAASQLHCQVQNTCAVAAHNGGKIGLHNLRQQLELIYPEKHNLAITTTEGLFTVTLTIQL, from the coding sequence ATGAATCTGCTGGAAAACATCAACAAGTTTCATAAAGAACATCGGATACCGGCCCACTTGTTCTTCTGGCTGGGCGTATTACTGCTTTCTACCGGAGAAAGAAATTATTATTACCGGGAAGACTGGTTCTCTCTGCAAACCTATGCCTACAACGGACTTACCCTGCTCACACAGGCGCTTACTTCCTATCTGCTGGCTTATCTTGTGATACCGCTTTTTTTTAGGAAAAAACAATACCTGACTGCAGTACTCTTGTTATTATCGGGCATGTACGCGATCTGTATTTTATCAAGAATCATCACGGTGTATCTACAGGAACCGTTGTCGGGCACACTTCCCAAGGCAGGAGAAACACTACTGGAAATTGTCACCAATGTCTCCAAATTATGGCATGTTTATTTTTTCCGGAACTTTTCTGTAGCGGTGGTTTTTCTTTTTTTAAAACTGCTGAAAGACCAGCAGTTCCTGCAACAACGGTCTCTCCTGATGGAGAAAGGCAAAGCTGCTGCGGAACTGCAACTACTGCGGAACCAGCTGCAACCGCATTTCCTGTTCAATACGCTGAACAATATCTACGCGCTGTCTTTTATTGATAATGCCGGTACATCGGAGTCCATAGGGCGGCTGTCGGATATGCTCGATTATATTTTATACCGCTGCAATCAGCCTTTTGTAAAGTTATCGGAGGAAGTCGACCTGCTGCATAACTATATTGCACTGCAAGCATTACGGTATGATAAAAGGCTGCAGGTGGGCTTTACGGCCAGTGGCCATGAAACAGCACTGGTGGCGCCGTTATTGCTGCTTACCCTGGTGGAAAATGCATTTAAACACGGCGTCACAGATAATGCGGGACATAAAAAGATTGATATTGTTATTACAGTAGCTGCTTCACAGTTGCATTGCCAGGTGCAAAATACCTGTGCCGTTGCAGCCCATAACGGCGGAAAGATAGGATTACACAATCTGCGTCAGCAGCTGGAGCTGATATACCCGGAAAAACATAACTTAGCCATAACAACCACAGAAGGTCTTTTTACGGTCACGCTGACGATTCAGTTATGA
- a CDS encoding LytTR family DNA-binding domain-containing protein, with translation MKTKCLLVDDEPLAISLLQRHLEKLDSFEVVATCDNAVRALELLQSQPVDLIFLDIEMPQLSGLTLLKTLKNAPAVIITTAYREFAVEVYDLDVIDYLLKPVTFDRFLRAIERYLRTTDKPLAEVLSSTEKKYIYLKSAHKFIKLHTDEILYIESQKDYIIVYTREKKIMAKYRIGDMEQELKEKGFLRVHRSFMVNVVNITAFTAADVEIGTVLVPIGSSYKEYIFRALNADRYSG, from the coding sequence ATGAAAACAAAATGTTTACTCGTTGATGATGAACCACTGGCTATTTCATTGCTGCAACGGCATCTGGAAAAACTGGATTCTTTTGAAGTGGTGGCTACCTGTGATAACGCTGTCAGGGCGCTGGAACTGTTGCAATCGCAACCTGTTGATCTGATATTCCTGGACATTGAAATGCCGCAGCTTTCAGGACTTACCCTGTTGAAGACCCTGAAAAATGCCCCCGCTGTGATCATTACTACGGCCTACCGGGAATTTGCAGTGGAGGTTTATGATCTTGATGTGATAGACTATCTGCTGAAGCCTGTCACGTTTGACCGCTTTCTGCGGGCAATAGAGCGTTATCTGCGGACTACGGATAAACCGTTGGCTGAGGTATTATCTTCTACAGAAAAAAAATATATCTATCTCAAATCTGCTCATAAGTTCATCAAACTGCATACGGATGAGATCCTCTATATAGAGAGTCAAAAAGACTATATCATCGTGTATACCAGAGAAAAGAAGATCATGGCCAAATACCGCATCGGAGATATGGAGCAGGAATTAAAGGAAAAAGGTTTCCTGCGGGTGCACCGTTCGTTTATGGTCAATGTGGTTAATATTACCGCCTTCACGGCTGCCGACGTGGAAATCGGCACGGTGCTGGTGCCTATCGGCAGCAGCTACAAGGAATACATTTTCAGGGCCCTGAATGCCGACCGTTATTCCGGATAA
- a CDS encoding TlpA disulfide reductase family protein — protein sequence MKKVTLAAACILPLMAVAQEGSYTINGTVGKDNIYQKAYLYSSNSKGRIIDSAVISNGSFTFTGKTDIASRAFLFTGNTLASSYTANRLVFYLEKGTILINSADSILNATIKGGAANTVHQQYKKASQDVNKKSDELSQKYYAMKPAEREQEAFKKQYQAENKAIDQAQQKVLATFVKAHPNTSVSLDAITEWAGYDPDPEKVTPVFNLLSSDIRGSKAGKQFADHLETQRKTAIGVMAPVFTQNDTLGNPVSLKDFRGKYVLVDFWASWCGPCRKENPNVVAAFQQFKDKNFTILGVSLDNENGKSFWMQAIHDDGLQWTQVSDLKGWKNEAAKMYGVQGIPANFLIGPDGKIVAKNLRAEALEKKLASLLQ from the coding sequence ATGAAAAAAGTAACGCTCGCAGCAGCCTGTATTCTGCCACTGATGGCAGTGGCCCAGGAAGGCTCTTACACCATCAATGGTACTGTAGGTAAAGACAACATCTACCAAAAAGCCTATCTGTACAGCAGCAACAGCAAAGGAAGAATCATTGATTCCGCAGTGATCAGCAATGGCAGCTTCACTTTTACCGGCAAAACGGATATTGCCTCCAGGGCTTTTCTGTTTACCGGTAATACCCTTGCCAGCTCTTATACCGCCAACCGTCTGGTGTTTTATCTGGAAAAAGGTACTATCCTTATTAACAGTGCCGATTCCATCCTGAATGCCACTATCAAAGGTGGCGCGGCCAATACTGTTCATCAGCAGTATAAAAAAGCATCTCAGGATGTCAACAAAAAATCGGATGAGCTGAGCCAGAAATACTATGCCATGAAGCCTGCAGAAAGAGAGCAGGAAGCCTTTAAAAAGCAGTACCAGGCAGAGAATAAAGCCATAGACCAGGCACAGCAGAAAGTGCTGGCGACTTTTGTAAAAGCCCATCCCAACACCAGCGTGAGCCTCGATGCCATCACCGAATGGGCTGGCTACGATCCGGACCCGGAGAAAGTAACGCCAGTGTTCAACCTGTTGTCATCTGATATCCGGGGTAGCAAAGCCGGCAAACAATTTGCCGACCATCTGGAAACACAGCGTAAAACAGCTATTGGCGTTATGGCACCGGTATTCACTCAGAATGATACGCTGGGCAATCCTGTGTCCCTGAAGGACTTCAGAGGTAAATATGTACTGGTGGACTTCTGGGCCAGCTGGTGCGGTCCCTGCCGCAAGGAAAACCCTAATGTGGTAGCCGCCTTCCAACAGTTTAAAGATAAAAATTTCACCATCCTGGGCGTATCCCTCGACAATGAAAATGGTAAATCTTTCTGGATGCAGGCTATCCATGATGATGGACTGCAATGGACACAGGTATCAGACCTGAAAGGCTGGAAAAATGAAGCTGCTAAAATGTACGGTGTACAGGGCATTCCGGCCAATTTCCTTATCGGCCCCGATGGGAAAATAGTCGCTAAAAATCTCCGTGCCGAAGCACTGGAGAAAAAACTGGCATCACTGCTGCAATAA
- a CDS encoding RagB/SusD family nutrient uptake outer membrane protein, protein MMKYRYLTPLLLFSFILASCNKLLDIKPVNRMVPVSIADYESVLLGGYPRADFFIKTELMTDNVYANLATTTSPQKELEQWFTWAPSKVPDGQENDPYWGQLYSSIFYANTVLDNFNERKPASDETALYETVKGEAYALRAYAYFYLVNYYAEPYSQATLKAPGVPMPLSAKNVHQNTQNNVREPLEKVYKQILADMDQASTLLAGKKSINKFRFDLSAVQALRARVLLFMGEYEKAIAAATDVIVTKPLSDMNSMQARIDEKSNATAFTGNVGVIDGDYKNEVLFFTGGSANLNIYYHTMNMFKPTPELLALCTRPNGGSDYRRYIFATFYDPTTPDGKQYGPTLYNMYAKQENPSYYIGLKVSEAHVIRAEAYARLKQKDKAITDLNNLLTRRIKRGEFVPLQAADFTDESLLQRILEERRVELAFDAGLRWMDLRRLGKPALTHVYKNGQLYQLKQNDNRYLLQIPLSELNNSPEMQPNP, encoded by the coding sequence ATGATGAAATATAGATATCTCACACCATTACTGCTGTTTTCGTTTATCCTTGCCAGTTGCAACAAACTGCTGGATATTAAACCGGTGAACCGGATGGTGCCGGTGAGCATTGCCGACTATGAGTCTGTGCTGCTGGGTGGCTATCCCCGCGCTGACTTCTTCATCAAAACAGAGTTGATGACAGACAACGTATATGCCAACCTGGCCACTACTACCAGTCCGCAGAAAGAGCTGGAACAATGGTTTACCTGGGCTCCTTCCAAAGTGCCGGACGGCCAGGAGAACGATCCTTACTGGGGTCAGCTCTACTCGTCCATCTTTTATGCCAACACCGTGCTGGACAATTTCAACGAGCGCAAGCCAGCCAGTGATGAAACAGCACTCTACGAAACCGTAAAGGGAGAAGCCTATGCCCTGCGGGCCTATGCTTACTTCTATCTGGTCAATTATTATGCAGAACCCTACAGCCAGGCCACTCTGAAGGCTCCGGGCGTGCCCATGCCACTAAGTGCAAAAAATGTACATCAAAATACACAAAACAATGTGCGGGAGCCATTGGAAAAAGTATACAAACAGATACTGGCCGATATGGACCAGGCATCCACACTGCTGGCAGGTAAAAAGAGCATCAATAAATTCAGGTTTGATCTCAGCGCCGTACAGGCCTTGCGTGCCCGGGTGCTGCTCTTCATGGGCGAATATGAAAAGGCCATTGCTGCTGCCACAGATGTGATCGTGACCAAACCCCTCTCGGACATGAACAGCATGCAGGCGCGCATCGATGAAAAGAGTAACGCCACCGCTTTCACGGGCAACGTAGGTGTAATAGACGGTGACTACAAAAATGAAGTACTGTTTTTTACCGGAGGCAGTGCCAACCTCAACATCTACTACCATACCATGAATATGTTTAAGCCTACTCCGGAGCTGCTGGCCCTCTGTACGCGTCCCAACGGAGGCAGCGACTACCGCCGGTATATATTCGCCACCTTCTATGATCCTACCACTCCGGACGGCAAGCAGTATGGGCCTACCCTATACAACATGTACGCCAAGCAGGAAAATCCAAGCTACTATATCGGACTTAAAGTCAGTGAAGCACATGTTATCCGTGCAGAAGCCTATGCACGGCTGAAACAGAAAGACAAAGCCATCACCGACCTTAACAATCTGCTGACACGCCGTATCAAAAGGGGTGAGTTTGTACCATTACAGGCAGCCGACTTTACAGATGAAAGCCTGTTGCAGCGTATCCTGGAAGAACGCCGTGTAGAGCTGGCCTTTGATGCAGGTCTCCGCTGGATGGACCTGAGAAGACTGGGTAAACCAGCGCTGACACATGTGTACAAAAACGGACAGCTCTATCAGCTGAAACAGAACGACAACCGCTATCTGCTACAGATACCGCTGTCTGAACTGAACAACAGCCCTGAAATGCAGCCTAATCCCTGA